The following proteins are encoded in a genomic region of Brachypodium distachyon strain Bd21 chromosome 1, Brachypodium_distachyon_v3.0, whole genome shotgun sequence:
- the LOC100838044 gene encoding uncharacterized protein LOC100838044 — protein MAAAAAASSVRGCGPASASTVGFSSRRASFFKPLPSRRASWARARAVVADVPSRGMEVRREKGLLEAMIGGGEEEVREDEKIGEEKVEGWMRESIAEIVRHVGEAPFLVHLFSDDDRVTMRREPASAEAWPDVRRRWGSGGQRRPDGIILVEQVAAAAVEDGAEAARQVWGLVVQARGMECAACYVLDTCRVRSPAGLCTHFCLARAQCFGGEPLELQLRNAWLNRLSGHR, from the coding sequence atggcagcggcggcggcggcttcctccGTGCGGGGTTGCGGCCCGGCGTCCGCGTCGACGGTGGGGTTCTCGTCTCGGCGGGCCTCGTTCTTCAAGCCGCTGCCCTCGCGACGAGCGTcgtgggcgcgcgcgcgcgccgtggTCGCCGACGTCCCGTCAAGGGGGATGGAGGTCCGTCGGGAGAAGGGGTTGTTGGAGGCCATgatcggaggaggagaagaagaagtccGCGAGGACGAGAAGAtcggggaggagaaggtggAAGGGTGGATGCGGGAGTCGATCGCGGAGATCGTGCGGCACGTCGGGGAGGCGCCGTTCCTGGTGCACCTGTTCAGCGACGACGACCGCGTGACGATGCGGCGTGAgccggcgtcggcggaggCCTGGCCGGACGtgaggcggcggtggggcagcggcgggcagcggcggcccgACGGGATCATCCTGGTGGAGcaggtggccgcggcggcggtggaggacggcgcggaggcggcgcggcaggtGTGGGGCCTGGTGGTGCAGGCCCGCGGCATGGAGTGCGCGGCGTGCTACGTGCTCGACACCTGCCGCGTGCGCTCCCCGGCGGGGCTCTGCACCCACTTCTGCCTCGCCCGCGCGCAGTGCTTCGGCGGGGAGCCCCTCGAGCTCCAGCTCCGCAACGCCTGGCTCAACCGCCTCTCCGGCCACCGATAg
- the LOC100835895 gene encoding CBS domain-containing protein CBSX3, mitochondrial, producing the protein MQRAIQAIGSHGSMLKSAVLQHVSVAKPAMLPAVFSRSMSVSSAQIEESGFESGTVADILKSKGKSADGSWLWCTTEDTVYDAVKSMTQHNVGALVVVKPGQDKSIAGIVTERDYLRKIIVQGRSSKSTKVGDIMTEENKLITVKPDTRVLQAMQLMTDKRIRHIPVIDSTGMVGMVSIGDIVRAVVSEHKEELNRLNAYIQGGY; encoded by the exons ATGCAACGAGCAATTCAAGCCATTGGATCACATGGCAGCATGCTTAAATCTGCTGTTCTGCAGCACGTCAGTGTTGCAAAGCCAGCTATGCTCCCTGCTGTGTTCTCGCGCTCCATGTCAGTGTCATCTGCTCAAATAGAGGAGAGTGGATTCGAGAGCGGCACTGTTGCTGATATCTTGAAGTCTAAAGGGAAGAGTGCTGATGGATCGTGGCTTTGGTGCACCACAGAAGATACTGTCTATGATGCTGTCAAATCA ATGACCCAACACAATGTGGGAGCTTTGGTGGTTGTTAAACCTGGACAAGATAAATCAATTGCTGGCATCGTCACTGAGAGAG ATTATCTCCGGAAAATCATAGTGCAGGGTCGATCCTCCAAGTCAACTAAAGTTGGAGACATCATGACTGAAGAG AACAAGCTGATCACGGTGAAACCCGACACTAGAGTCCTGCAAGCAATGCAGCTGATGACAG ATAAGCGTATCAGGCACATCCCGGTGATCGACAGCACTGGGATGGTGGGGATGGTCTCCATCGGTGACATCGTCCGTGCCGTGGTCAGCGAGCACAAGGAGGAGCTGAACCGGCTCAACGCCTACATCCAGGGCGGCTACTAG